A stretch of Cucumis sativus cultivar 9930 chromosome 2, Cucumber_9930_V3, whole genome shotgun sequence DNA encodes these proteins:
- the LOC101222964 gene encoding type IV inositol polyphosphate 5-phosphatase 7 isoform X2 yields the protein MSDENSKKSKLSWSKKMVTKWFNIKSKSGCGDYQTDHGAYEDKSSKSIEHSQHGRMNIDDPCIDVQNYSIFVATWNVGGRSPPSNLSLEDWLHTSAPVDVYVLGFQEIVPLNAGNVLGAEDSGPARKWLTLIKKTLNNHPGTSGDKVCYMPSPIPEPFIELNDEFGESLRLKTSSYSRRRSFHTMNSGRPSNEQSTALPQFDRRFSVSNHVIFDHRPSDYESSFRWGHRLSNYARQSDYCGQSNDSRLSDYSKWGSSEDDGCHGDLTNETSFSPPLYNGSTSKEDEHKVLGRSRYSLVFNKQMVGIFLTIWVRSELKDSIRNMKVSCVGRGLMGYLGNKGSISVSLSLHQTSFCFICSHLTSGQKQGDELRRNSDVMEILKKTRFRCDRGLPHQKSPQTILEHDYVMSRIMVECLLDGMKGIYIFHPLTNTRIIQTNSLGTVCTGRRNVGLLLGVTGYCGMDKVSISYRMSGVNLGFQIIDLFMGYFVLR from the exons ATGAGCGATGAGAATTCAAAGAAAAGCAAG CTTTCATGGTCCAAGAAGATGGTTACTAAATGGTTCAATATCAAGAGCAAAAGTGGATGTGGAGATTATCAGACAGATCATGGTGCTTATGAAG ATAAATCTAGTAAGAGCATAGAGCATAGCCAGCATGGACGTATGAATATCGACGATCCTTGCATAGATGTTCAGAACTATAG CATTTTCGTTGCTACATGGAATGTTGGTGGCAGATCCCCTCCTAGTAATCTAAGTTTAGAAGATTGGCTTCATACCTCAGCCCCTGTAGACGTTTATGTACTTGG ATTTCAAGAGATAGTACCACTGAATGCTGGTAATGTGTTGGGCGCAGAGGACAGCGGCCCTGCCAGGAAATGGCTAACCCTCATTAAGAAGACGCTAAACAATCATCCTGGAACAAGTGGAGATAAAGTGTGCTACATGCCATCTCCAATCCCTGAGCCGTTCATAGAATTAAATGATGAATTTGGGGAATCATTGAGGCTGAAGACCTCATCTTACTCTCGTCGTCGATCTTTTCATACAATGAATAGTGGAAGACCATCTAACGAGCAGTCAACTGCACTGCCTCAATTTGATAGAAGATTTAGTGTCTCTAATCATGTGATCTTCGACCACCGGCCTAGTGACTATGAATCCAGTTTCAGATGGGGACACAGGCTAAGCAACTATGCTAGGCAAAGTGATTATTGTGGGCAAAGCAATGACTCAAGGCTAAGTGACTATTCCAAATGGGGATCGTCCGAAGATGATGGATGCCATGGGGATTTGACAAATGAAACTTCATTCTCACCACCGTTGTATAATGGATCCACATCCAAGGAAGATGAACACAAGGTGTTGGGACGTTCACGGTATTCCTTggtttttaataaacaaatggtTGGCATTTTTCTCACTATATGGGTCAGGAGTGAATTGAAGGATAGCATACGGAACATGAAAGTATCTTGTGTTGGTCGAGGATTGATGGGCTACCTAGGAAATAAG GGATCAATTTCAGTTAGTTTGTCTTTGCATCAAACAAGTTTTTGCTTCATCTGTAGTCACTTAACCTCAGGACAGAAACAGGGTGATGAGTTAAGAAGGAATTCTGATGTAATGGAAATCCTGAAGAAGACCCGGTTTCGGTGTGATCGAGGTTTGCCTCATCAGAAGTCACCCCAAACAATCCTTGAGCATGA TTACGTAATGAGCAGAATTATGGTAGAGTGTTTGTTGGATGGAATGAAgggaatatatattttccacCCACTTACAAATACTCGAATAATTCAGACCAATTCTCTGGGGACGGTATGTACTGGAAGGAGAAACGTAGGACTCCTGCTTG GTGTGACCGGATATTGTGGTATGGACAAGGTCTCCATCAGTTATCGTATGTCCGGGGTGAATCTCGGTTTTCAGATCATAGACCTGTTTATGGGATATTTTGTGCTGAGGTAG
- the LOC101222964 gene encoding type IV inositol polyphosphate 5-phosphatase 7 isoform X1 — translation MSDENSKKSKLSWSKKMVTKWFNIKSKSGCGDYQTDHGAYEDKSSKSIEHSQHGRMNIDDPCIDVQNYSIFVATWNVGGRSPPSNLSLEDWLHTSAPVDVYVLGFQEIVPLNAGNVLGAEDSGPARKWLTLIKKTLNNHPGTSGDKVCYMPSPIPEPFIELNDEFGESLRLKTSSYSRRRSFHTMNSGRPSNEQSTALPQFDRRFSVSNHVIFDHRPSDYESSFRWGHRLSNYARQSDYCGQSNDSRLSDYSKWGSSEDDGCHGDLTNETSFSPPLYNGSTSKEDEHKVLGRSRYSLVFNKQMVGIFLTIWVRSELKDSIRNMKVSCVGRGLMGYLGNKGSISVSLSLHQTSFCFICSHLTSGQKQGDELRRNSDVMEILKKTRFRCDRGLPHQKSPQTILEHDRVIWFGDLNYRIALSHRSAKALVEMQNWRVLLENDQLRNEQNYGRVFVGWNEGNIYFPPTYKYSNNSDQFSGDGMYWKEKRRTPAWCDRILWYGQGLHQLSYVRGESRFSDHRPVYGIFCAEVESNQGQLKKNMSSSSKIDVEELLPYTHGYTELNFY, via the exons ATGAGCGATGAGAATTCAAAGAAAAGCAAG CTTTCATGGTCCAAGAAGATGGTTACTAAATGGTTCAATATCAAGAGCAAAAGTGGATGTGGAGATTATCAGACAGATCATGGTGCTTATGAAG ATAAATCTAGTAAGAGCATAGAGCATAGCCAGCATGGACGTATGAATATCGACGATCCTTGCATAGATGTTCAGAACTATAG CATTTTCGTTGCTACATGGAATGTTGGTGGCAGATCCCCTCCTAGTAATCTAAGTTTAGAAGATTGGCTTCATACCTCAGCCCCTGTAGACGTTTATGTACTTGG ATTTCAAGAGATAGTACCACTGAATGCTGGTAATGTGTTGGGCGCAGAGGACAGCGGCCCTGCCAGGAAATGGCTAACCCTCATTAAGAAGACGCTAAACAATCATCCTGGAACAAGTGGAGATAAAGTGTGCTACATGCCATCTCCAATCCCTGAGCCGTTCATAGAATTAAATGATGAATTTGGGGAATCATTGAGGCTGAAGACCTCATCTTACTCTCGTCGTCGATCTTTTCATACAATGAATAGTGGAAGACCATCTAACGAGCAGTCAACTGCACTGCCTCAATTTGATAGAAGATTTAGTGTCTCTAATCATGTGATCTTCGACCACCGGCCTAGTGACTATGAATCCAGTTTCAGATGGGGACACAGGCTAAGCAACTATGCTAGGCAAAGTGATTATTGTGGGCAAAGCAATGACTCAAGGCTAAGTGACTATTCCAAATGGGGATCGTCCGAAGATGATGGATGCCATGGGGATTTGACAAATGAAACTTCATTCTCACCACCGTTGTATAATGGATCCACATCCAAGGAAGATGAACACAAGGTGTTGGGACGTTCACGGTATTCCTTggtttttaataaacaaatggtTGGCATTTTTCTCACTATATGGGTCAGGAGTGAATTGAAGGATAGCATACGGAACATGAAAGTATCTTGTGTTGGTCGAGGATTGATGGGCTACCTAGGAAATAAG GGATCAATTTCAGTTAGTTTGTCTTTGCATCAAACAAGTTTTTGCTTCATCTGTAGTCACTTAACCTCAGGACAGAAACAGGGTGATGAGTTAAGAAGGAATTCTGATGTAATGGAAATCCTGAAGAAGACCCGGTTTCGGTGTGATCGAGGTTTGCCTCATCAGAAGTCACCCCAAACAATCCTTGAGCATGA TCGAGTTATCTGGTTTGGGGATTTAAATTATCGAATCGCTCTATCTCACCGCTCTGCCAAGGCACTTGTTGAGATGCAAAATTGGAGAGTATTGCTTGAGAATGATCAG TTACGTAATGAGCAGAATTATGGTAGAGTGTTTGTTGGATGGAATGAAgggaatatatattttccacCCACTTACAAATACTCGAATAATTCAGACCAATTCTCTGGGGACGGTATGTACTGGAAGGAGAAACGTAGGACTCCTGCTTG GTGTGACCGGATATTGTGGTATGGACAAGGTCTCCATCAGTTATCGTATGTCCGGGGTGAATCTCGGTTTTCAGATCATAGACCTGTTTATGGGATATTTTGTGCTGAGGTAGAGTCAAACCAAGGCcagttaaagaaaaacatgagTTCTAGTTCCAAGATTGATGTGGAGGAGCTTTTACCATATACTCATGGATATACTGAACTTAACTTCTACTGA